DNA from Pseudoalteromonas rubra:
AACACTTTAACGGTACGCCTGCGTTGCAAGGCGCAGGAGTATGTCAATGCATTGTTTCGTGGCTAAAACGCAGATGTTTGGCGTTTTCCATCAGTTGGCGAAAATCGGCCTGCGCAAGCTTTAACAGGTGACGATGGTCGCCTGATTCTATGTATACATGGGGCTGATTTAGCAGCAGATCGTCGTAGACCGTATCCAGATGATAGGCGTCGGCGATGGGGGGAACCGCCCCGGGGCTGCAGTCCGAAAACAACCGATATACCTGGCGTTCTTTCATCAGGTGGAAGCGCCGTTTCAGGGCGTCACTGAGGCTGCTCAGGCTGATTTTGTAATTGGCCGGCAGCACGGCCATCAGGCGTTTGCTTTCGTGGTCTTCCAGCATTACTGCTTTGGCCAGTTGGGGCAACGGGATCTGGCTAAGATAAGCTGAACCAAATGACGACTGACTTTCGACGTGTTCGATGACGCGATACGGGATGAGGTGTGTGTCTAAGTAGGCACTGATACGATGAGTCATGGGACC
Protein-coding regions in this window:
- a CDS encoding aminoacyl-tRNA deacylase, with amino-acid sequence MTHRISAYLDTHLIPYRVIEHVESQSSFGSAYLSQIPLPQLAKAVMLEDHESKRLMAVLPANYKISLSSLSDALKRRFHLMKERQVYRLFSDCSPGAVPPIADAYHLDTVYDDLLLNQPHVYIESGDHRHLLKLAQADFRQLMENAKHLRFSHETMH